The sequence CAAGAACATCGTCCACCTTGAGATCGGCGAGCCCGATTTCGATACTCCACCCAACATAGTTGAATCCGCTGTTGATGCCTTGCACAAAGGTTGGACGCATTACGGGCCTTCTGCTGGCCTACCAGAACTGCGTCAGGCGATTGCGGAAGATGTAAGCCGCAGCCGTCGCGTGCCGGTTACGGCCGAGGAAGTAGTCGTCGTCCCCGGCGGCAAGCCGATTATTTTCTTTTTGATTCTGGCGTTAGTTGAAGAGGGAGACGAAGTAATTTATCCCAATCCCGGCTTCCCGATTTACGAGTCCATGATCCATTTTATGGGCGCGAAAGCGGTGCCTATTCGCCTGCAGGAGGAACTCGATTTTCGCCTGGACGTGAACGAACTGGCTGACCTGATCACCGACCGAACCAAACTCATCATTCTTAATTCACCGCAAAATCCCACGGGCGGGGTGCTCAGCGAGCGCGACGTGCGCGACATTGCCGCTGCCATTGGCGATCGCGACATCATGGTGCTTTCGGACGAAATTTACAGCCGCCTGATCTTTGACGGCTCGCATCATTCGATAATTTCGCAGGACGGATTCAAAGAACGCACCGTGCTGCTCGACGGCTTCTCCAAAACTTATGCCATGACCGGCTGGCGAATGGGATATGGGGTGATGCGCGCCGACCTGGCCGCGCACATGGCGCGCCTGATGACGAACTCCAACTCCTGCACTGCGAGCTTCACCCAAGTCGCAGGGGTTGAGGCGGTGCGCGGCGATCAGTCATCCGTCGAGCACATGCGGCAGGAATTTCAGCATCGGCGCGACGTATTTGTGCAGGGTATCAACCGCATCCCCGGATTTTCCTGCCGGTTGCCTAAAGGTGCGTTCTACGCTTTCCCTAACATCAAGCGGACAGGCTGGGCTTCGAAGAAGCTGGCTGACGCGTTGCTCGAACAGGCTGGCGTGGCTTGCCTCTCCGGCACTGCCTTCGGCGATTTTGGCGAGGGCTATTTGCGCTTCAGCGTAGCCAACTCAATTGAGAATATCCAGAGCGCCCTGCAGCGGATCGAGCAGTGGAGCAAGAAAAATCTATAACTGCTGTGCCTTGCCAGCAGCACTGGAACTCTCCAACTGTGCGAGAATAATGGGATTCACTTTGCTCCGTGAGGTGCATATGGCAATCGCATGGCTAAGAGATGTGGATGCTGCTCTAGCGCAGGCCCGTCGCGACGGCAAACCCTTGCTCATTGATTTCAACGCTGCTCCGATGTGAGGGGCATGCGCTCGGCTGGATGCCGAGGTCTATCCTGATCCCCGGGTGGAGAGCTTTATTCGGGAGAACTTCATTCCCGTCAAAATTCACATCAAGGAACAGCCGCAAGTCTTCCAGCGGTTTGGCGCGCAATGGACGCCGACCATGGTAATTCTTGATTCCGACGGCACAGAGCGATACCGCTTTGAGGGGTACTTGCCGCCCGATGATTTCCTGGCGCAGCTCAAGTTGGGACTGGCGCACGCAGCATTTGCCCGCGAGCAGTGGCAGGAAGCGGAACGCCGTTACCGGGAAATTCTCGAACAGCTGCCCAACACCGATGCCGCCGCGGAGGCGCTCTACTGGGCGGGCGTTGCCCGATACAAAGCAACCGGTGACGCCTCGGCGCTGAAAGAAACCGCTCAGCAATTCCAGAAGAAATACAGCGGAAGCACCTGGGCGAAACGGGCTTCAGTCTGGGCGGCCTGATCCCGCGCTCACAAAAAAAAGGGCCCGGCCAAAGCCGGGCCTGAAGATCGAGTTAGCTAATCGGACGAGCTTGTTTAGCGCTTCGAAGCTCCGCCCCAATCACCGAACCGTACCACCACACCAGCGGAGACGCGGAAGTTGTTCTGCGTCGCGCTTGCGGTGCTCAAGGTGATTCCAGCAATCGTCGGCAGACCATGGCGGGTCATCAAGTAGTCCGCACCAGTCGTGATCCCGAAGTGCTTGCTGAAACCGTACTCAAGTCCGCCACCAATTGCGGTTGCGAAAGCACTGTTACTTCCGCTCACGCTTACCGAGCTTCCGGCAACTGAGGTCGTGCCCGACAAAGACATGCGATCCAGCCCGAAGAGCGCGTGAACGAATGGGTTCGCGCGTCCGGCGCCGAAGCTCATGCGCGGTCCGAACACAAACGTGTAGTGCTTCTCGGAAGCCGAAACACTGGCCAACAGGCCACCGCTGGTGACGCTAATGCTGTCGGTGTGCGAGAGTCCCGCCACGTTGCCTTCAATCCCGAACCAGTTGTTCAGGAATGCGGTCGCGCCGGTATTCCAGCCGTTTGCGTTTAGCCGGCCAGTGCTGCCCAAGCCGACGTTCTGGTCCATGCTTCCGTAGGTGTAACCACCTGTGAACTCTGATTTCGGAACCAGGCTCTGGCCCCAGGCTGTGGAAACCAGGACCGCCATCACTACAACGAGTCCTTTCAACTTCGACATTGTTGTTCTCCCCCGCGAAAAGTTTAAGTTTTTTGCAATGGAACTCGTGTAGTTTCGCGTTTTGGCGCGGACTTCGCCAGATTACCGACGTCACGCCAGCGTTAATAATGAACAAACTAGGAGCCTACTCGGTGGCACTAAAGTACTTGTACTTTCGCGTTGGATTCTCGCCGCGGAGCATGATCCGCCCTGCTACGCGATGTACCCCCCGCCATTCATTATTGTGTTCTCCAGTACAATGAAAACTTTTCCAGGTTTTTCTGGAAACGTGCTCCTGAAAGCGTGCTCCTGAAGAGGCTCATGCCAATCAAAAATGGTTTTCGCGTATTCGCTACCTGTGATATTGGGGAATCACTCGATCTGCTTCGCAATCGTGGGTACGAAGTTGAGGTCTATCCCGAGACTGAGCCGCCACCTAAGCAAGTGATCATCAAGAAAGTCCAGCAGGGAATTGATGGCCTTATCACCACCTTGCGCGATCCCATTGATGCCGAAGTCTTCGCAGCGGGAGAAGGCCATCTGAAGGTCGTCGCCCAGATCGCCGTCGGATTCGACAACATCAACCGGGCGGATGCCAACCGTTACAAAATCCCGTTTACCCACACCGCTGATGTGCTCACCGAAGCGACCGCCGAGTTTGCCTTTTTCATGGTTGGCGCCTTAGCTCGCAAGATGTGGAGCAGCGAGAAACTGGTGCGCGAGAAGAAATGGGGGGCCTGGCACCCCTATCTTCCGTTTCTCGGAGACGAGGTCACCGGCAAGACGATAGCCATTATCGGCACTGGCCGTATTGGGTTGGCGATGATCAAGAAGTGTGCCGGCTTCGACATGAACATTCTGTGCTACGACCCGGCATACCAGAACCACGATTATGTGCGGGCCATCCAGGAGACCATGGATCTTCGCCACCAGAGCAAGATTTCACCCGAGAAGAACTGGATCAAGTATGCGAGCTTTGACGAAGCAATCCGCGCGGCAGACTACGTTAGCGTCCATGTGCCGCTCTTGCGTGAAGGCGAAAGCGAGACGCCTACCTATCATCTATTTAACGAGACCAATTTTCGCAAGATGAAGCCCACCGCGTACCTGGTAAACACTTCTCGCGGTCCCGTGGTAGATGAAAAGGCGCTCTACCGCGCGCTCAAGGAGAATTGGATTGCAGGCGCGGCCCTCGATGTTTTTGAAAAAGAGCCGCTGCCCGACGACTCGCTTTTGCGCGATCCTGCCATCGCCGACCGCCTCCGCCTTTTTCATCATTTCGCCAGCGGCGCCAACATCACCCGTCTCTCAACTGACCCCCAGAAGGGCATGGCTGG comes from Terriglobales bacterium and encodes:
- a CDS encoding thioredoxin family protein; protein product: MAIAWLRDVDAALAQARRDGKPLLIDFNAAPM
- a CDS encoding pyridoxal phosphate-dependent aminotransferase → MAINTKTIPQLRLAKRMSRLGTETAFEVLVKARALEKQGKNIVHLEIGEPDFDTPPNIVESAVDALHKGWTHYGPSAGLPELRQAIAEDVSRSRRVPVTAEEVVVVPGGKPIIFFLILALVEEGDEVIYPNPGFPIYESMIHFMGAKAVPIRLQEELDFRLDVNELADLITDRTKLIILNSPQNPTGGVLSERDVRDIAAAIGDRDIMVLSDEIYSRLIFDGSHHSIISQDGFKERTVLLDGFSKTYAMTGWRMGYGVMRADLAAHMARLMTNSNSCTASFTQVAGVEAVRGDQSSVEHMRQEFQHRRDVFVQGINRIPGFSCRLPKGAFYAFPNIKRTGWASKKLADALLEQAGVACLSGTAFGDFGEGYLRFSVANSIENIQSALQRIEQWSKKNL
- a CDS encoding outer membrane beta-barrel protein, with the translated sequence MSKLKGLVVVMAVLVSTAWGQSLVPKSEFTGGYTYGSMDQNVGLGSTGRLNANGWNTGATAFLNNWFGIEGNVAGLSHTDSISVTSGGLLASVSASEKHYTFVFGPRMSFGAGRANPFVHALFGLDRMSLSGTTSVAGSSVSVSGSNSAFATAIGGGLEYGFSKHFGITTGADYLMTRHGLPTIAGITLSTASATQNNFRVSAGVVVRFGDWGGASKR
- a CDS encoding thioredoxin fold domain-containing protein; this translates as MDAEVYPDPRVESFIRENFIPVKIHIKEQPQVFQRFGAQWTPTMVILDSDGTERYRFEGYLPPDDFLAQLKLGLAHAAFAREQWQEAERRYREILEQLPNTDAAAEALYWAGVARYKATGDASALKETAQQFQKKYSGSTWAKRASVWAA
- a CDS encoding D-glycerate dehydrogenase — translated: MPIKNGFRVFATCDIGESLDLLRNRGYEVEVYPETEPPPKQVIIKKVQQGIDGLITTLRDPIDAEVFAAGEGHLKVVAQIAVGFDNINRADANRYKIPFTHTADVLTEATAEFAFFMVGALARKMWSSEKLVREKKWGAWHPYLPFLGDEVTGKTIAIIGTGRIGLAMIKKCAGFDMNILCYDPAYQNHDYVRAIQETMDLRHQSKISPEKNWIKYASFDEAIRAADYVSVHVPLLREGESETPTYHLFNETNFRKMKPTAYLVNTSRGPVVDEKALYRALKENWIAGAALDVFEKEPLPDDSLLRDPAIADRLRLFHHFASGANITRLSTDPQKGMAGRTVQGLIDVLEGNYGGDVTKMPYVVNKEAFKK